The Pseudofrankia inefficax genome window below encodes:
- a CDS encoding nucleoside deaminase, giving the protein MTISVQDAMKRSLELAAEAAAAGDNPYGAVLVTADGQAVEERNRVVTTSDPTAHAESMAIRVAAKTWGIDLSGATMVASFEPCPMCCGAILEAGITVLAIGQRRTVGEAPLGRYTVENLLELVDRPHALQVVTGEFGDEAAAFYATVGSTTEEA; this is encoded by the coding sequence ATGACCATCTCTGTGCAGGACGCGATGAAGCGCTCCCTGGAGCTCGCGGCCGAAGCCGCCGCCGCGGGCGACAACCCGTATGGTGCCGTGCTCGTCACCGCCGACGGGCAGGCCGTCGAGGAGCGGAACCGGGTCGTGACGACGTCGGACCCCACGGCCCACGCGGAGAGCATGGCGATCCGGGTGGCCGCCAAGACGTGGGGAATCGACCTGTCGGGCGCCACGATGGTGGCCTCCTTCGAGCCGTGTCCCATGTGCTGCGGGGCGATTCTCGAGGCGGGCATCACGGTCCTCGCCATCGGTCAGCGGCGGACGGTCGGGGAGGCGCCGCTCGGCCGCTACACGGTCGAGAACCTCCTTGAACTCGTCGACCGCCCGCACGCCCTCCAGGTGGTGACGGGGGAGTTCGGGGACGAGGCGGCGGCCTTCTACGCGACGGTCGGCTCGACGACCGAAGAGGCCTGA
- a CDS encoding ABC transporter ATP-binding protein: MTALLEVDGLTKSFGRGRKRHQVLHDVSFSVPAGRVVGIVGQSGSGKTTAVRCVLGLDQPDAGAVRYDGFDVLAAGRAQRRRFQTEVQTVSQDPYTSLDPRMRVEKIVGEPLWIGGLRDRAALRARALEALALVGLPDDAGSRFPRAFSGGQRQRIAIARALITRPRLLVCDEAVSALDVSVQAEILNLIRTMQRQLSLSVLFVAHDLAVVKYLCEHVVVMSEGRVVEAGSREAIYDAPATEYTRRLLAAVPRTDPAAERARRHARLSAGAGR, from the coding sequence ATGACCGCGCTGTTGGAGGTGGACGGCCTCACCAAGTCCTTCGGCCGGGGCAGAAAACGTCACCAGGTTCTTCACGACGTGTCGTTCTCGGTTCCCGCGGGGCGCGTCGTCGGCATCGTCGGCCAGTCGGGGTCGGGGAAGACGACCGCCGTTCGGTGCGTGCTCGGCCTCGACCAGCCGGACGCGGGTGCGGTGCGGTACGACGGCTTCGACGTCCTGGCCGCCGGGCGTGCGCAGCGGCGACGTTTCCAGACGGAAGTACAGACGGTGTCGCAGGACCCGTACACGAGCCTCGATCCCCGTATGCGGGTCGAGAAGATCGTCGGGGAACCGCTGTGGATCGGTGGCCTGCGTGACCGCGCCGCACTGCGGGCCCGCGCCCTGGAGGCTCTGGCGCTGGTCGGGCTTCCCGACGACGCCGGCAGCCGTTTCCCGCGGGCGTTCTCGGGCGGGCAGCGCCAGCGCATCGCCATCGCCCGTGCCCTCATCACCCGGCCCCGCCTGCTGGTCTGCGACGAGGCCGTCTCGGCGCTGGACGTCTCCGTGCAGGCCGAAATCCTGAATCTCATCCGGACGATGCAGCGACAGCTGTCCCTTTCGGTGCTTTTCGTCGCGCACGACCTCGCGGTTGTCAAATACCTGTGCGAGCACGTCGTCGTCATGTCCGAGGGACGCGTCGTCGAGGCCGGGAGCCGTGAAGCGATCTACGACGCCCCGGCGACCGAGTACACCCGGCGACTTCTCGCCGCCGTCCCAAGGACCGATCCGGCCGCCGAGCGGGCCCGCCGCCACGCTCGGCTTTCCGCCGGAGCAGGCCGGTGA
- a CDS encoding response regulator transcription factor, with the protein MRVLLVEDEERLAGLLRGGLAGEGFAVDVAHNGQEGLWMATENRYDAIVLDVMLPLLNGYAVCRRLREDGNWTPIMMLTAKDGEYDEAEALDTGADDFLSKPFSYVVLLARLRALIRRGGRERPVVLTAGDLAVDPAGLRCRRGETEIALTPKEFAVLHALARRVGEVVSKAELLEQAWDFAYDGDPSIVEVYISALRRKIDAPFGRASLVTVRGAGYRLDGAC; encoded by the coding sequence ATGCGAGTGCTGCTGGTGGAGGACGAAGAGCGGCTGGCCGGACTGCTGCGCGGCGGGCTGGCCGGCGAGGGATTCGCGGTCGATGTCGCGCACAACGGCCAGGAGGGCCTGTGGATGGCGACCGAGAACCGGTACGACGCGATCGTGCTCGACGTGATGCTGCCCCTGCTCAACGGCTATGCCGTCTGCCGCCGACTGCGAGAGGACGGCAACTGGACGCCGATCATGATGCTGACCGCGAAGGACGGGGAGTACGACGAGGCGGAGGCGCTCGACACCGGCGCGGACGACTTCCTCTCCAAGCCGTTCTCCTACGTGGTGCTGCTGGCCCGGCTGCGGGCGCTGATCCGCCGCGGTGGGCGGGAGCGACCGGTCGTCCTGACCGCGGGTGACCTGGCCGTGGACCCGGCCGGCCTGCGCTGCCGGCGCGGCGAGACGGAGATCGCGCTCACCCCGAAGGAGTTCGCCGTCCTGCACGCGCTCGCCCGGCGGGTGGGCGAGGTGGTCTCGAAGGCCGAGCTGCTCGAACAGGCCTGGGACTTCGCCTACGACGGCGACCCGAGCATCGTCGAGGTCTACATCAGCGCGCTGCGGCGCAAGATCGACGCCCCGTTCGGCCGGGCGAGCCTGGTCACCGTGCGAGGGGCGGGGTACCGGCTGGATGGAGCCTGCTGA
- a CDS encoding MmgE/PrpD family protein — MTRELAAFAAGLRFEDLPSSAVAMARMHTLNIVTAAMTGSTLPAAASVLTVHLRAGGVPESSVIGGERRLPRAAAAAVNAHSAYCTMNDDSFMEGDLHPGHSAVTAALAVAESVGAGGKDFLLALVAGIEVGCRIGASLCQTQESHKARAGWHCNLGDTFVAAVAAGKLLGLSEDQFVAALGIAATAAAGLNEVMNPPPSLVWPWDGGRNTGQGVLAAELALAGMTAGTTALEGHQGFIEMFTGGRAEPVAFDRALRGLHAEWISEQLLIKTRSASVMTHSAIDAAQHLVLHHQVALAEIETIEVRTNRWTAEKLCHRDIPDFNVSVFSLPFAIALAILTGDRLSPPSSHQAYLDNVEIRSLMARVVAIEDPEIDKVFGFSLPADVTVRTTDGRRYRAREDIPYGQYPHKPLDPEVFERKLRLNAAPLLRADRVDRLIDWVSDELTSARTLEPLARLIAPSS, encoded by the coding sequence GTGACCCGCGAGCTGGCCGCCTTCGCCGCCGGGCTGCGTTTCGAGGACCTGCCGAGCTCCGCCGTGGCGATGGCCAGGATGCACACCCTGAACATCGTGACCGCCGCCATGACCGGTTCGACGCTGCCCGCGGCGGCCAGCGTCCTCACGGTCCACCTCCGCGCGGGCGGCGTGCCCGAGAGCTCGGTCATCGGCGGCGAACGGCGTCTGCCTCGCGCGGCCGCGGCGGCGGTCAACGCCCATTCCGCCTACTGCACGATGAACGACGACAGCTTCATGGAAGGCGACCTGCACCCCGGCCACTCGGCGGTGACCGCCGCGCTGGCGGTCGCCGAGTCGGTGGGAGCCGGCGGGAAGGACTTCCTGCTCGCGCTCGTGGCCGGGATCGAGGTCGGCTGCAGGATCGGCGCCTCGCTATGCCAGACCCAGGAGTCGCACAAGGCCCGAGCGGGCTGGCACTGCAACCTCGGTGACACGTTCGTCGCGGCCGTCGCCGCCGGCAAGCTCCTCGGGCTGAGCGAAGACCAGTTCGTCGCCGCGCTCGGAATCGCGGCGACCGCGGCGGCCGGGCTGAACGAGGTGATGAATCCTCCGCCCTCGCTGGTGTGGCCCTGGGACGGCGGGCGCAACACCGGTCAGGGGGTCCTCGCCGCCGAGCTGGCCCTGGCTGGAATGACCGCGGGCACGACCGCGCTCGAGGGGCATCAGGGCTTCATCGAGATGTTCACCGGTGGGCGCGCGGAGCCCGTCGCGTTCGACCGCGCGCTCCGGGGCCTGCACGCGGAATGGATCAGCGAACAGCTGCTCATCAAGACGCGCTCCGCCTCCGTGATGACCCACAGCGCCATCGACGCCGCGCAGCACCTCGTGCTGCACCACCAGGTCGCCCTGGCCGAGATCGAGACCATCGAGGTGCGGACGAACAGGTGGACGGCCGAGAAGCTCTGCCATCGAGACATCCCGGACTTCAACGTCTCGGTGTTCAGCCTGCCGTTCGCCATCGCCCTGGCGATCCTGACCGGTGACCGGCTCTCGCCGCCGAGCTCTCATCAGGCCTATCTCGACAACGTCGAGATCAGGTCGCTGATGGCCCGGGTGGTCGCGATCGAGGATCCCGAGATCGACAAGGTCTTCGGCTTCTCGTTGCCCGCGGACGTCACGGTGCGGACCACGGACGGTCGCCGCTACCGGGCCCGTGAGGACATTCCGTACGGGCAGTATCCGCACAAGCCCCTCGATCCGGAGGTGTTCGAGCGAAAGCTCCGCCTCAACGCCGCGCCCCTGCTGCGGGCCGACCGGGTCGACCGGCTCATCGACTGGGTCTCGGACGAGCTGACCAGCGCTCGCACCCTGGAACCGCTCGCCCGGCTCATCGCCCCCTCCAGCTGA
- a CDS encoding ATP-binding cassette domain-containing protein → MKPRAIDRDIEPFLRVRKLRATVAAPGHRPELGERELVRGIDLDVWPGERVALVGESGSGKSVTARGILQLDPSLRLTGSVEVARQQLIGAAPGTVRGIRGRVVSMVFQDPMTALNPVLTVGDQVAEPLRLAGTSRKEAMRQAADMLDRLGVPNARTRLGAYPQEFSGGMRQRVVLAAALIGQPSLLIADEPTTALDVLVQEQILDLIVRQSDELRLAVLLITHDLGLVAGATDRVYVMRSGEIVEEALVDDLFTHPGHSYTRALLGAVPTLDHDPEVPLAPVPAAGAEPEQCLPRSRR, encoded by the coding sequence ATGAAGCCCCGCGCGATCGATCGCGACATCGAGCCCTTCCTGCGCGTCCGGAAGCTGCGGGCCACCGTCGCCGCGCCGGGACACAGGCCGGAGCTCGGTGAACGCGAACTCGTCAGGGGCATCGACCTGGACGTCTGGCCCGGAGAACGGGTCGCGCTCGTCGGCGAGTCCGGTTCGGGGAAGTCGGTGACCGCCCGCGGCATCCTCCAGCTCGACCCCTCCCTCCGGCTCACCGGGTCGGTCGAGGTGGCCCGACAACAGCTGATCGGCGCCGCGCCGGGCACGGTCCGGGGAATACGGGGCCGGGTGGTCTCGATGGTCTTTCAGGACCCGATGACGGCACTGAATCCTGTTCTCACGGTGGGCGACCAGGTGGCCGAACCGTTGAGGCTCGCCGGCACCTCCCGCAAGGAGGCCATGAGGCAGGCCGCCGACATGCTCGACCGGCTCGGCGTGCCCAACGCGCGAACACGGCTCGGCGCGTATCCGCAGGAGTTCTCCGGCGGCATGCGCCAGCGGGTCGTCCTCGCGGCCGCGCTCATCGGCCAGCCCTCGTTGCTGATCGCGGACGAACCGACGACCGCGTTGGACGTCCTGGTGCAGGAGCAGATTCTCGACCTAATCGTGCGGCAGTCCGACGAGCTGCGGCTCGCGGTCCTTCTCATCACCCACGACCTCGGCCTCGTGGCGGGGGCGACCGACCGGGTCTACGTCATGCGCTCAGGGGAGATCGTCGAGGAGGCGCTGGTCGACGATCTCTTCACCCACCCCGGGCATTCCTACACCCGCGCTCTTCTCGGCGCGGTTCCGACCCTCGACCACGACCCGGAAGTACCACTCGCGCCCGTGCCGGCGGCCGGGGCCGAACCCGAACAATGCCTACCGAGGAGCCGCCGATGA
- a CDS encoding Uma2 family endonuclease, with translation MVTTALPKDSWLRALRPQPARVTAAEYEALSEEIARSIEIVDGYIVFCEAPTPDHQTAGRRLANLLERHAQNAVKSGRYGCLTVNNDVDLRLRDIPLLNRRPDVILSRCLDRDRGERPRAEHALLVIEIVSPGSETQDTTDKLGEYARAGIPHYWITRLDNDGVTTIERYALDHASMLYKHLGTLMKDEAGGPPAITNPIPVTITWDDLTF, from the coding sequence ATGGTGACAACGGCCCTGCCGAAGGACAGCTGGTTGCGTGCCCTCCGCCCGCAGCCCGCGCGCGTGACGGCCGCCGAGTACGAGGCCCTGTCGGAGGAGATCGCCCGCTCGATCGAGATCGTCGACGGCTACATCGTCTTCTGCGAGGCTCCTACCCCGGACCATCAGACCGCGGGGCGCCGCCTTGCCAACCTGCTGGAGCGGCACGCTCAGAACGCGGTGAAGTCGGGCCGGTACGGCTGCCTCACGGTCAACAACGACGTCGATCTGCGGCTTCGCGACATCCCGCTGCTCAACCGGCGGCCCGACGTCATTCTCTCCCGCTGCCTGGACCGCGACCGCGGCGAACGACCCCGCGCCGAGCACGCCCTGCTCGTCATCGAGATCGTCTCGCCCGGCTCGGAAACCCAGGACACCACCGACAAGCTCGGTGAGTACGCCCGCGCCGGGATTCCGCACTACTGGATCACCCGCCTCGACAACGACGGCGTCACCACCATCGAACGCTACGCACTCGACCACGCCAGCATGCTCTACAAACACCTCGGCACTCTGATGAAGGACGAGGCCGGCGGCCCACCCGCGATCACCAACCCCATCCCGGTCACCATCACCTGGGACGACCTGACATTCTGA
- a CDS encoding sensor histidine kinase encodes MRSVRLRATVVATVTVALALGTAGLVLVLVLRGSLVSGASQEAARRADEAAAVLTQGAETDQPGRPALVITNVVGPDPDVKVISAANIEVAGQTGSQSMGTGAGTAGQVAWGSGYATAQRQVATAAGPVTVSARVSLDPADAALAMLRNLLLAGLPVLLLLVAGLTWLLTGRALAPVSAIRATFADITATDLHRRVPVPHSGDEIARLARTMNATLDRLQQAVERHKRFVADAAHELRSPLAILRTRLELGQREAPCLVEEALTDVDRLQNLAADLLLLARLDAGEPLRVDEVDLGEVAAEEALRPRRGDVQVTLDIAPDVVVTGSASHLRRMVGNLVDNAVRHAASTVVVRVAAPATVQVSDDGPGIPAQHRESVFDRFTRLDETRARDGGGSGLGLAIARDIAHAHGGTLTATEPDHPPGHAVTGACLRAELPTAARRLAGALPIVAAVDVAAVPGERDRLAVAGVPAVREVP; translated from the coding sequence ATGAGGTCCGTACGGCTGCGCGCGACGGTGGTGGCGACGGTGACGGTCGCGCTGGCCCTCGGCACCGCGGGCCTGGTCCTCGTCCTGGTCCTGCGGGGAAGCCTCGTCTCGGGCGCGAGCCAGGAGGCGGCGCGGCGAGCGGACGAGGCCGCGGCCGTCCTCACCCAGGGCGCCGAAACCGACCAGCCCGGCCGGCCCGCGCTGGTCATCACCAACGTCGTCGGACCCGACCCCGACGTGAAGGTCATCAGCGCGGCCAACATCGAGGTCGCCGGCCAGACCGGTTCACAGAGCATGGGAACCGGGGCCGGCACGGCCGGGCAGGTCGCCTGGGGCTCCGGCTACGCCACCGCCCAGCGCCAGGTCGCCACCGCGGCCGGTCCCGTGACCGTGTCCGCCCGCGTCTCGCTCGATCCGGCCGACGCGGCGCTGGCGATGCTGCGGAATCTGCTGCTCGCGGGCCTGCCCGTCCTGCTGCTGCTCGTCGCCGGGCTGACCTGGCTGCTGACCGGACGGGCGCTCGCCCCGGTCTCGGCCATCCGCGCGACGTTCGCCGACATCACGGCCACCGACCTGCACCGGCGGGTTCCGGTGCCCCACTCGGGCGACGAGATCGCCCGGCTGGCACGGACGATGAACGCGACGCTCGACCGGCTGCAGCAGGCGGTCGAGCGGCACAAGCGGTTCGTCGCGGACGCGGCGCACGAGCTGCGCAGCCCGCTGGCCATCCTGCGGACCCGCCTGGAGCTAGGCCAGCGCGAGGCCCCCTGCCTGGTCGAGGAGGCGCTCACCGACGTGGACCGGCTCCAGAACCTGGCCGCCGACCTGCTCCTGCTGGCGAGGCTAGACGCCGGCGAGCCGCTGCGCGTGGACGAGGTCGACCTCGGCGAGGTGGCCGCCGAGGAGGCGCTGCGGCCCCGGCGCGGGGACGTCCAGGTGACGCTGGACATCGCCCCCGACGTGGTCGTGACCGGCTCGGCCTCCCACCTGCGCCGGATGGTCGGGAACCTGGTCGACAACGCCGTGCGGCACGCCGCGTCCACGGTGGTCGTGCGGGTGGCGGCGCCCGCGACCGTGCAGGTGTCCGACGACGGCCCTGGCATTCCCGCCCAGCACCGCGAGTCGGTGTTCGACCGGTTCACGCGGCTGGACGAGACACGGGCGCGGGACGGCGGCGGCAGCGGGCTCGGCCTCGCGATAGCCCGGGACATCGCGCACGCGCACGGCGGCACGCTGACCGCGACCGAGCCGGACCACCCCCCGGGCCACGCCGTGACCGGTGCCTGTCTACGGGCCGAGCTTCCCACCGCCGCACGACGGCTGGCCGGCGCGTTGCCCATCGTGGCCGCGGTCGACGTCGCAGCGGTGCCAGGTGAGCGTGATCGCCTCGCCGTCGCGGGCGTTCCAGCGGTGCGCGAGGTCCCGTAG
- a CDS encoding ABC transporter permease translates to MNNANPDITFVAPRRLPRLETRRLVGAPARALRGLAGRHAPWLDRIAVGILCLVLLVSVVGAFWRPADPYTANPKTALLGPSAHHLFGTDDVGRDVLSRMLAGAPETLLAALGITLLATLVGVVLASVAALSPRWLDAAVMRLCDITLALPTLVLALGIAAALGPSNRSLTIAMVLSLWPGTARLARTTIRETMSQPYIETARRMGAGRLSLLFRHILPNSLDQIVVTASMEIGGAIVIMAGLAFIGVGAPPPDANWGSMVAEGQSYMTTAWWISMFPGLVITLSAMAFGVIGDAIRVRIDPAMVR, encoded by the coding sequence ATGAACAACGCGAACCCGGACATCACCTTCGTCGCGCCGCGCCGGCTGCCCAGGCTGGAGACGAGGCGTCTGGTTGGCGCGCCCGCGCGAGCGCTGCGCGGCCTCGCCGGCCGGCACGCCCCCTGGCTGGACCGCATCGCGGTCGGGATCCTCTGCCTCGTCCTGCTGGTCTCGGTCGTCGGTGCCTTCTGGCGCCCGGCCGATCCGTACACCGCCAATCCAAAGACGGCGCTGCTCGGCCCCAGCGCCCACCACCTGTTCGGTACCGATGACGTCGGGCGGGACGTGCTGTCGCGCATGCTCGCGGGCGCTCCGGAGACGCTGCTCGCGGCGCTCGGCATCACGTTGCTGGCGACGCTCGTCGGCGTGGTCCTCGCCTCCGTCGCCGCGTTGTCACCGCGGTGGCTCGATGCCGCGGTCATGCGGCTCTGCGACATCACGTTGGCGCTGCCGACGCTCGTGTTGGCGCTGGGCATCGCGGCCGCGCTCGGCCCGTCGAACCGCTCCCTGACCATCGCCATGGTGCTCTCGCTGTGGCCGGGCACGGCCCGGCTGGCGCGCACCACCATCCGGGAGACGATGTCCCAGCCGTACATCGAGACCGCGCGACGGATGGGGGCTGGCCGGCTCTCGCTGCTGTTCCGGCACATCCTGCCCAACTCACTCGACCAGATCGTCGTCACGGCCAGCATGGAGATCGGCGGGGCCATCGTGATCATGGCGGGTCTGGCGTTCATCGGGGTGGGCGCGCCTCCACCAGATGCCAACTGGGGTTCCATGGTGGCCGAGGGGCAGTCCTACATGACCACCGCGTGGTGGATCTCGATGTTCCCCGGGCTCGTGATCACGCTTTCCGCGATGGCCTTCGGCGTCATCGGTGACGCGATCCGTGTCCGTATCGATCCGGCGATGGTCCGATGA
- a CDS encoding amidohydrolase family protein, with amino-acid sequence MEPTRRSFPTASQAFLAKRIFTAVGAEGTLIEDAALVLEDNQILYVGPAREVELAAVPVHDLGDVTVLPGLVDAHAHLTLPADKRNYEQVHQDPDEMLALVCVMNLRKHLAAGVTTIRDNGGRNRVTFTVRDAIRRGYLAGPRLLLCGRPVTQRLGHFYFCGGTADGPVEIRATVRALVAEGADHIKIMASGGATLGNLPYYAAYTVEEMKAAVDAAHDLGRLTTGHCRATQSMRYALEAGFDAIEHAEFLEADLSRKANLGAHHNLQGGQSVYDGRLAQQLLDAGTFISTTLQCGGYDTVVDLRHKKDTAGLTGQEQGQLDALQFYFEQKVGNFSQLIKDGFVGKLAISSDAGPFDTQFGRMDLGLCLGVEGGMTTGQALVAATRVGAELCGIADEVGTLEPGKLADFFAVDGDPTRNIADIANVTGVWADGRLRSHGPGVGVEWP; translated from the coding sequence GTGGAGCCGACCCGGCGGTCGTTCCCGACCGCGAGCCAGGCCTTCCTCGCCAAGCGGATCTTCACCGCCGTCGGTGCCGAGGGAACGCTGATCGAGGACGCCGCGCTGGTTCTCGAGGACAACCAGATCCTGTACGTCGGACCAGCGCGGGAGGTCGAGCTGGCGGCGGTGCCGGTCCATGACCTGGGCGACGTCACCGTGCTTCCCGGCCTGGTCGACGCGCACGCCCACCTGACCCTGCCCGCCGACAAGCGCAACTACGAGCAGGTGCACCAGGATCCGGACGAGATGCTCGCCCTGGTCTGCGTCATGAACCTGCGGAAACACCTGGCCGCCGGCGTGACGACCATTCGCGACAACGGCGGGAGAAACCGGGTCACCTTCACCGTGCGGGACGCCATCCGGCGCGGCTATCTCGCCGGCCCACGGCTGCTCCTTTGCGGTCGCCCGGTCACCCAGCGACTCGGCCACTTCTACTTCTGCGGCGGCACGGCGGACGGCCCGGTCGAGATTCGAGCGACGGTCCGCGCCCTCGTCGCGGAGGGCGCGGACCACATCAAGATCATGGCCTCGGGTGGCGCCACCCTGGGCAATCTGCCGTACTACGCCGCCTACACCGTCGAGGAGATGAAGGCGGCCGTCGACGCCGCGCACGACCTCGGCCGGCTCACCACGGGCCACTGCCGGGCAACGCAGTCGATGCGTTACGCCCTGGAGGCCGGATTCGACGCGATCGAACACGCGGAGTTCCTGGAGGCAGATCTCTCGCGCAAGGCCAACCTAGGGGCGCACCACAATCTCCAGGGCGGGCAGAGCGTCTACGACGGGCGGCTGGCGCAGCAGCTCCTCGATGCCGGCACGTTCATCAGCACCACCCTGCAGTGCGGGGGATATGACACGGTCGTCGACCTGAGGCACAAGAAGGACACCGCTGGCCTCACCGGGCAGGAGCAGGGGCAGCTGGATGCCCTGCAGTTCTACTTCGAGCAGAAGGTCGGAAACTTCAGCCAGCTGATCAAGGACGGCTTCGTCGGCAAGCTCGCCATCAGCAGCGATGCCGGCCCCTTCGACACCCAGTTCGGCCGGATGGACCTCGGGCTGTGCCTCGGTGTCGAAGGCGGCATGACGACCGGGCAGGCCCTGGTCGCGGCGACGAGGGTCGGCGCCGAGCTCTGCGGCATCGCCGACGAGGTCGGAACCCTGGAGCCCGGAAAGCTGGCCGACTTCTTCGCCGTCGACGGCGACCCGACGCGGAACATCGCCGACATCGCCAACGTGACGGGCGTCTGGGCCGACGGCCGCCTGAGGTCCCACGGACCGGGCGTCGGCGTCGAGTGGCCGTGA
- a CDS encoding ABC transporter permease has translation MVARLGQAILCVWGVVTIVFALTKVIPGDPARIAAGQTATPAQIDQARAALGLNHPWIVQYLDFIGRAFRGDLGTSTVTHQPVMHDLAQTIPTTIQLVAIGLLIIIVLGIPIGVLAACFENRPIDGALRVFLAFLGGAPVFWVAILIQFVFAAKLRIVPISGSNDYGLAPAHHTGFTLIDSLVDGNASEFFNSLTHLLLPAFALAAPFLAHLARNVRTTMIGALRTDYVTFAHSKGLDTRRVVFHHALRATLASSITMLGMQFGWMIGSALLVETVFGLPGVGTYLNQAVLSQDIFAVLGGVLIIGVVFIVSSLIVDLVQIRFDPRVRATMLAEAAR, from the coding sequence GTGGTAGCGCGGCTCGGCCAGGCGATTCTCTGCGTATGGGGTGTCGTCACGATCGTGTTCGCTCTCACCAAGGTGATTCCCGGCGACCCTGCGCGGATCGCCGCGGGCCAGACGGCGACTCCCGCGCAGATCGACCAGGCGAGGGCCGCGCTTGGTCTGAACCACCCGTGGATCGTGCAGTACCTCGACTTCATCGGGCGGGCCTTCCGGGGTGACCTCGGGACCTCGACGGTCACCCACCAGCCTGTGATGCACGACCTCGCGCAGACCATTCCGACGACCATTCAGCTGGTCGCGATCGGCCTGCTGATCATCATCGTCCTCGGTATCCCGATCGGGGTGCTGGCCGCCTGTTTCGAGAACAGGCCGATCGACGGCGCGCTCCGCGTCTTCCTTGCTTTCCTGGGTGGCGCGCCGGTGTTCTGGGTCGCCATCCTGATTCAGTTCGTCTTCGCGGCGAAGCTCCGGATCGTCCCGATCTCCGGCTCCAACGACTACGGGCTGGCCCCGGCGCACCACACGGGATTCACGCTGATCGACTCGCTCGTCGACGGCAATGCCTCCGAGTTCTTCAACTCGCTGACGCACCTGCTCCTGCCGGCGTTCGCGCTGGCCGCGCCCTTTCTGGCGCACCTCGCCCGCAACGTTCGGACCACCATGATCGGAGCCCTCCGCACCGACTACGTGACCTTCGCCCACTCCAAGGGGCTCGACACGCGCCGAGTCGTGTTCCATCACGCGCTGCGCGCCACCCTGGCCTCCTCGATCACGATGCTCGGGATGCAGTTCGGCTGGATGATCGGCTCCGCGCTGCTGGTCGAGACCGTCTTCGGACTTCCCGGGGTGGGGACCTACCTCAATCAGGCCGTCCTGAGCCAGGACATCTTCGCCGTGCTCGGCGGCGTCCTGATCATCGGTGTCGTCTTCATCGTCAGCAGCCTGATCGTCGACCTGGTGCAGATCAGATTCGACCCGCGGGTCCGCGCCACGATGCTGGCGGAGGCGGCGCGATGA